From Micromonospora rhizosphaerae, the proteins below share one genomic window:
- a CDS encoding GGDEF domain-containing protein, which produces MHLASFVTAIRWIAIAATTLVQSVVVSLLVTSRGDLAGVIAALGIALQAFLLAGYHHLAVRATYRIAELAKDLAVADTDPVTGLSVRRVAERHLFDAAGTDVTVALIDVDGMHDINTAHTHDGGDLYLAAVAERLLHAAEPGDLVARLGGDEFVVVTPRDPQALAWSLAAAVAPPVTIDGTTRPMRVSIGICRTPGGDPHTALGRADRAMYTAKRRGSGIEHYDPVRDGEPLSHGVRPAVRRRARRATRHTADNA; this is translated from the coding sequence GTGCACCTTGCCTCATTCGTGACGGCCATCCGCTGGATCGCGATCGCCGCCACAACGCTCGTCCAATCCGTCGTTGTCTCCCTACTGGTCACCAGCCGCGGCGATCTGGCCGGCGTCATCGCTGCGCTCGGCATCGCCCTGCAGGCGTTCCTGCTGGCCGGCTACCACCACCTCGCCGTACGCGCCACGTACCGCATCGCCGAGTTGGCGAAGGACCTCGCGGTCGCGGACACGGACCCCGTCACCGGGCTCTCGGTCCGCCGGGTCGCGGAACGGCACCTCTTCGACGCCGCCGGAACCGACGTGACCGTCGCCCTGATCGACGTCGACGGCATGCACGACATCAACACCGCTCACACCCACGACGGCGGTGACCTGTACCTCGCCGCGGTCGCCGAACGGCTTCTCCACGCCGCCGAACCCGGTGACCTGGTCGCCCGCCTCGGCGGCGACGAGTTCGTCGTCGTCACGCCGCGGGACCCGCAGGCCCTCGCCTGGTCCCTGGCCGCCGCGGTCGCGCCGCCGGTCACGATCGACGGCACCACGCGGCCGATGCGCGTCAGCATCGGCATCTGCCGCACCCCCGGCGGTGACCCGCATACCGCCCTCGGCCGGGCCGACCGGGCCATGTACACGGCGAAGCGCCGCGGCAGCGGAATCGAGCACTACGACCCCGTCCGCGACGGCGAGCCGCTCTCACACGGCGTGCGCCCGGCGGTCCGGCGACGCGCCCGGCGCGCCACTCGGCACACCGCCGACAACGCCTAA
- a CDS encoding IS5 family transposase (programmed frameshift) yields MVPDGLWQRIEPLLPKPERNPRHPGRKRIPDRQVLCGILFVLHTGIQWEFLPQQLGFGSGMTCWRRLEEWNRAGVWQRLHELLLAELQAAGKLDWSRAVIDSSHVRAARRGPKSGPSPVDRARPGSKHHVLTEGAGIPLAVSLTGGNRHDVTQLLPLIDKIPPVRSRRGRPRRRPDQLFADRAYDYDIYRRAVRAKGIRPRIARRGQPHGSGLGVIRWVVERTIAWYHGMKRLRIRWERRDDIHEAFLALATCIITYRHVTRLC; encoded by the exons ATCGTGCCGGACGGGCTATGGCAGCGCATCGAGCCGTTGCTGCCTAAACCTGAGCGCAACCCACGGCACCCGGGACGCAAGCGGATCCCGGACCGGCAGGTGCTGTGCGGGATCCTGTTCGTGCTGCACACCGGCATCCAGTGGGAGTTCCTGCCCCAACAGCTGGGGTTCGGGTCCGGGATGACCTGCTGGCGGCGCCTGGAGGAGTGGAACCGGGCCGGGGTGTGGCAGCGGCTGCACGAGCTGCTGCTGGCCGAACTCCAGGCAGCCGGCAAGCTCGACTGGTCCCGCGCCGTGATCGACTCCTCACACGTACGGGCTGCCAGACGTGGCCCAA AAAGCGGCCCGAGCCCGGTCGACCGCGCCCGCCCGGGCTCGAAGCACCACGTCCTGACCGAGGGCGCCGGCATCCCCCTGGCCGTGTCGCTGACCGGCGGGAACCGCCACGACGTCACCCAACTGCTCCCGCTGATCGACAAGATCCCACCCGTACGAAGCCGCCGTGGCCGGCCCCGCCGACGCCCCGACCAGCTGTTCGCCGACCGCGCCTACGACTACGACATCTACCGCCGGGCGGTACGGGCCAAGGGCATCCGCCCCCGCATCGCCCGCCGGGGCCAACCCCACGGCTCTGGCCTCGGCGTCATCCGCTGGGTCGTCGAACGCACGATTGCCTGGTACCACGGCATGAAACGGCTACGCATCCGCTGGGAACGCCGCGACGACATCCACGAAGCCTTCCTCGCCCTGGCCACCTGCATCATCACGTACCGACACGTCACCCGGCTTTGTTAG
- a CDS encoding DUF4192 domain-containing protein gives MVAPRKLRLTSREDIVVAVPYLLGFHPQDSLVCVVLDNQRIRFVARLDLPQPSEGHQLSAPAAQTAAMISQYGSAAILVGYGPADRVEPAAEVLTTALLAAHVDVLEVLRVDEGRYWCLCGDTNCADGVAYNAAASNFPAEAVYLGIAPLPDRAALERLISPVTGPERDRIRAATYTALRRLTDMIDSGGVSTAGSQQQPSPPEHVVRSGIAAVQQAYESAARGETLSDDVVAWLAAVLMVPQVRDHAWTTCDGSDEQRRLWIDVTRRATPGTSAAPACLLAVTAYLAGDGALANIAVDRSLRADPNYHLAQLLGHALQAGVPPDLWQAATTGKTAD, from the coding sequence GTGGTCGCACCCAGAAAGCTCCGGCTCACCAGCCGCGAAGACATCGTCGTCGCGGTGCCCTACCTTCTCGGCTTCCACCCACAGGACAGCCTGGTCTGCGTCGTCCTGGACAACCAGCGGATCCGGTTCGTCGCCCGGCTCGACCTCCCGCAGCCGTCCGAAGGCCACCAGCTGTCGGCGCCGGCCGCGCAGACCGCCGCGATGATCTCTCAGTACGGATCGGCGGCGATCCTCGTCGGCTACGGCCCGGCCGATCGCGTCGAACCCGCCGCCGAGGTGCTCACCACGGCACTGCTCGCTGCCCACGTCGACGTGCTCGAAGTCCTTCGAGTGGACGAGGGCCGCTACTGGTGCCTGTGCGGTGACACGAACTGCGCCGACGGAGTCGCGTACAACGCCGCGGCCAGCAACTTCCCGGCGGAAGCGGTCTATCTCGGCATCGCCCCGCTGCCCGACCGCGCCGCGCTGGAGCGCCTGATCTCGCCAGTGACTGGACCGGAGCGCGACCGGATACGCGCCGCGACCTACACCGCGCTGCGCCGGCTCACCGACATGATCGACAGCGGCGGTGTCTCGACCGCTGGCAGCCAGCAGCAGCCATCCCCGCCTGAGCACGTCGTGCGCAGCGGCATCGCGGCGGTGCAGCAGGCATACGAGTCCGCTGCTCGCGGGGAGACCTTGTCCGACGACGTCGTGGCGTGGCTGGCCGCCGTGCTCATGGTGCCGCAGGTCCGCGACCATGCCTGGACCACCTGTGACGGCAGCGACGAGCAGCGGCGGCTGTGGATCGACGTGACCCGACGGGCGACGCCGGGAACGAGCGCCGCCCCGGCCTGCCTGCTTGCCGTCACCGCCTACCTCGCCGGTGACGGCGCGCTGGCGAACATCGCCGTGGACCGGTCCCTGCGCGCCGACCCGAACTACCACCTCGCGCAGCTGCTCGGCCACGCCCTGCAGGCCGGCGTGCCGCCGGACCTGTGGCAGGCCGCCACTACCGGCAAGACCGCCGACTAA
- a CDS encoding GGDEF domain-containing protein, whose amino-acid sequence MWAPVSTPAQITAVLLAIAITAAITYHLTRRHTAAYHRAAVTAAVNEARRDDLTGLDNRTGFHAALADIVGRRHPVSVILINLDGTRAFVSRFGHRALDQLLVLTAGRLRHVASAAGGSAFRLRRDEFAVILDDRVDAADYAARLVAAVAEPTEIQLLGPSVTVTVTACAGVASFSPYADGDRRLALIRADRAMRVAKRAGRGQTAVFDPATMRGPDATAASEAVDFGEA is encoded by the coding sequence GTGTGGGCACCAGTGTCCACCCCCGCTCAGATCACCGCAGTCCTCCTGGCGATAGCGATCACCGCCGCCATCACCTACCACCTGACCCGGCGCCACACCGCCGCCTACCACCGCGCGGCGGTAACCGCCGCCGTGAACGAAGCCCGCCGCGACGACCTGACCGGCCTGGACAACCGCACCGGCTTCCACGCGGCCCTGGCCGACATCGTCGGACGGCGCCACCCAGTCTCCGTGATCCTGATCAACCTCGACGGAACCCGGGCGTTCGTGAGCCGCTTCGGCCACCGTGCGCTCGACCAACTGCTCGTCCTGACCGCCGGCCGTCTCCGACACGTCGCGTCCGCCGCCGGCGGGTCGGCGTTCCGGCTGCGGCGCGACGAGTTCGCCGTCATCCTCGACGACCGCGTCGATGCCGCTGACTACGCCGCACGCCTCGTCGCGGCCGTCGCCGAGCCGACCGAGATCCAACTCCTCGGCCCGTCGGTCACGGTCACCGTGACCGCCTGCGCCGGCGTCGCCTCCTTCTCGCCGTACGCCGACGGCGATCGGCGACTAGCGCTCATCCGCGCCGACCGCGCGATGCGCGTGGCGAAACGGGCCGGCCGCGGCCAGACGGCCGTATTCGACCCCGCGACCATGCGCGGTCCCGACGCAACGGCAGCCTCCGAAGCCGTTGACTTCGGGGAGGCGTGA
- a CDS encoding gamma-glutamylcyclotransferase family protein yields the protein MGGDHWWQSRSLRDGLLVALDLINDARAAPRRRPGWELAACADYFRALNQLANCLDGTMPPPSPHPDRPNAPGRRTESIKHRNLLFEMTAADQRGLLGHPAVAAFARFDPLVLDHGSPGMSQRIADLTEPIVQGASRQHREFRDCWLRWEERKSGTAQTLDKLIRAVLVVRNNIQHGEKTPSGPDVQRRERNQAVGQVVLPVLEAIVDAVLVRPSHRLAAYGTLRPGQPNQDEVTVAGDWTEITLTGWLRDQSSFPAFEADVSGQRVPAALFTSAELPTIWPRLDDVQGRNYERRLGLYEREGIVGVANVYEWVGENW from the coding sequence GTGGGCGGAGACCATTGGTGGCAGAGCCGGTCGCTGCGTGACGGTTTGCTCGTCGCACTGGATTTGATCAACGATGCTCGAGCCGCGCCTCGACGTCGGCCCGGCTGGGAGCTGGCTGCATGCGCCGATTACTTCCGGGCGCTCAATCAGCTGGCGAACTGTCTCGACGGCACGATGCCCCCGCCTTCTCCGCATCCGGATCGCCCGAACGCGCCTGGCCGACGCACCGAATCGATCAAGCACCGGAACCTGCTTTTTGAGATGACTGCCGCGGACCAACGCGGTCTGCTTGGCCACCCAGCGGTGGCGGCGTTTGCCCGCTTCGATCCCCTGGTCCTCGACCATGGATCGCCGGGCATGAGTCAGCGGATCGCGGATCTGACCGAGCCGATCGTCCAGGGCGCGTCGAGGCAGCACCGGGAGTTTCGCGATTGCTGGCTGCGTTGGGAGGAGCGGAAATCTGGCACGGCGCAGACGCTGGACAAGTTGATCCGCGCGGTGCTGGTGGTCCGGAACAACATCCAGCATGGAGAGAAGACGCCGTCTGGACCTGACGTGCAGCGGCGCGAGCGGAACCAGGCGGTGGGGCAGGTCGTCCTTCCTGTCCTCGAGGCAATCGTCGACGCTGTGCTTGTTCGGCCTTCACACAGGCTCGCCGCCTACGGGACGCTGCGGCCGGGTCAGCCCAACCAGGACGAAGTCACCGTCGCCGGCGACTGGACCGAGATCACGCTGACCGGGTGGCTGCGCGACCAGTCCAGCTTTCCCGCCTTCGAGGCCGACGTGTCCGGGCAGAGGGTTCCGGCGGCGTTGTTCACCTCCGCCGAGCTGCCGACGATCTGGCCTCGCCTGGATGACGTCCAGGGCCGAAACTATGAGCGGCGCCTCGGCCTGTACGAGCGCGAGGGCATCGTCGGCGTGGCTAACGTCTACGAGTGGGTGGGAGAGAATTGGTGA
- a CDS encoding ArdC family protein, with translation MAKNNPRAKKPKAKNNPTAGRPGRGGDDRAELLAKIKADFDDRLARMAAEPAQWVEFIDHVATFGARYSLGNQILLLVQAEERGIEPRYFLPYGRKDGSTGWKAHKRYVRAGEKAFKIWAPIKRRPTEEQAAEWEAAGRTVKREPSGRPAVQVVGFGLANTFELSQTDGEPFEPPTVLARRRVQRRGNGPQLLVGGDPTGVFDDLVKLIKDEGYTFELAAPRTGYLGGANGVTVRGPGVQVVQVRDDVDPAQRTKTTLHELAHIRCGHLDAAAVGENVHRGRNETEAESVAHIVLRALGMDSAAYSDAYVFGWAGGDMDLLKECAETVLRVAKQILTDLTPADGTDESDPTQAGPDEFDPAMIDLAGAAAIEQVAA, from the coding sequence ATGGCCAAGAACAACCCAAGGGCCAAGAAGCCGAAGGCCAAGAACAACCCGACGGCTGGGCGGCCTGGCCGCGGCGGCGACGATCGCGCCGAACTGCTGGCGAAGATCAAAGCCGACTTCGACGACCGGCTGGCCCGGATGGCTGCCGAACCGGCGCAGTGGGTCGAGTTCATCGACCATGTGGCCACGTTCGGCGCCCGGTACAGCCTCGGTAACCAGATCCTGCTGCTGGTCCAGGCCGAGGAGCGCGGCATCGAACCCCGCTACTTCCTGCCGTACGGACGCAAGGACGGGTCGACCGGATGGAAGGCTCACAAGCGGTACGTGCGTGCCGGGGAGAAGGCGTTCAAGATCTGGGCGCCGATCAAGCGGCGGCCGACCGAGGAACAGGCGGCCGAGTGGGAGGCGGCCGGACGCACGGTCAAGCGGGAGCCGTCCGGTCGTCCCGCCGTGCAGGTGGTCGGCTTCGGGCTGGCCAACACCTTCGAGTTGTCGCAGACCGACGGTGAACCGTTCGAGCCGCCGACCGTGTTGGCCCGTCGACGGGTCCAGAGGCGCGGGAACGGCCCGCAGTTGCTCGTCGGCGGCGACCCGACCGGTGTCTTCGACGACCTGGTCAAGCTCATCAAGGACGAGGGGTACACCTTCGAACTCGCCGCACCGCGCACCGGCTACCTGGGCGGCGCGAACGGGGTCACGGTCCGCGGCCCGGGCGTCCAGGTCGTGCAGGTCCGCGACGATGTCGACCCGGCCCAGCGGACCAAGACCACCCTGCACGAGCTGGCGCACATCCGCTGCGGGCACCTCGACGCCGCCGCGGTCGGCGAGAACGTGCACCGCGGCCGCAACGAGACCGAGGCCGAGAGTGTCGCGCACATCGTGCTGCGGGCGCTGGGCATGGACAGTGCGGCCTACAGCGATGCCTACGTGTTCGGGTGGGCAGGCGGCGACATGGACCTGCTCAAGGAATGCGCCGAAACGGTGCTGCGGGTGGCCAAGCAGATCCTGACCGACCTCACCCCGGCCGACGGCACTGATGAGTCCGATCCGACGCAGGCCGGACCCGACGAATTTGATCCGGCCATGATCGACCTGGCTGGCGCTGCGGCTATCGAGCAGGTGGCCGCGTGA
- a CDS encoding DNA-processing protein DprA, whose translation MDTYSDERSARAKLGWLCEPGDSRLRKLLAEHGPVETFDMLSVRGVPFVPRSEIRQLPASRLWAEAAVAVEEAQRGAGRVVIPTDPDWPTGLRDLDGGEPVCLWARGPAPIPRQAASVTIVGSRASSNYGNHVAADLAAQLAGRGWTVVSSGALGIDGAVLRAALAVSGDAVAVLPCGLNQLHPHQHRGLFERLAGDGLLLSAWPPGARPHLQRAAANQMLLAALTAGTVVVEASLRSRALQVVRQAVDVGRVGMVVPGPVTSAVSAGCHELLRTDPRVRPVAHVDHVLADLTPHPGSEPDEGGGAGDGDA comes from the coding sequence ATGGATACCTACTCCGACGAGCGGAGCGCGCGGGCCAAGCTCGGATGGCTGTGTGAGCCGGGCGATTCCCGCCTGCGCAAGCTGCTGGCCGAGCACGGCCCGGTCGAGACGTTCGACATGCTCTCGGTGCGCGGTGTGCCGTTCGTTCCCCGGTCGGAGATCCGGCAACTGCCCGCGTCACGGCTGTGGGCTGAGGCTGCCGTCGCCGTCGAGGAGGCCCAGCGCGGCGCCGGCCGGGTGGTGATCCCGACCGACCCCGACTGGCCGACCGGACTGCGTGACCTGGACGGCGGGGAGCCGGTGTGCCTGTGGGCGCGCGGGCCGGCCCCGATCCCGCGGCAGGCGGCCTCGGTCACCATTGTCGGGTCGCGGGCCAGCAGCAACTACGGCAACCACGTGGCAGCCGACCTCGCCGCTCAGCTTGCGGGCAGAGGCTGGACGGTGGTGTCCTCCGGCGCGCTCGGGATCGACGGCGCAGTCCTGCGGGCCGCGCTGGCCGTCAGTGGTGACGCGGTCGCGGTCCTGCCCTGCGGCCTCAACCAGCTCCACCCCCACCAGCATCGCGGGCTGTTCGAACGCCTCGCCGGGGACGGCCTGCTGCTCAGCGCGTGGCCCCCAGGCGCCCGGCCGCACCTGCAGCGTGCGGCGGCCAACCAGATGCTGCTGGCGGCGCTCACGGCCGGCACGGTCGTGGTCGAAGCGTCGCTACGCAGCCGGGCGTTGCAGGTGGTCCGGCAGGCCGTCGACGTGGGCCGCGTCGGCATGGTCGTGCCTGGTCCGGTCACGTCCGCCGTGTCGGCCGGCTGCCACGAGCTGCTGCGCACCGATCCGCGAGTCCGACCGGTCGCCCATGTTGACCATGTCCTGGCCGACCTCACACCGCACCCCGGAAGCGAGCCGGACGAAGGTGGTGGTGCCGGTGACGGCGACGCCTAG
- a CDS encoding FAD/NAD(P)-binding protein: protein MFEPSAQIESLLTAVALRQSAAEGMRAMTQRESEFPSPWQAKLTGVALDPYGRGFADQVLDAYWSDEPRQQDTLSSSSTDREVIIGSGFHAATYAAVRVLSGYPKPLVLERNERVGGTFATTERPTFYLNSRNRPGSAGLAGDQGASLNYLPGAPIQAANVSMIEYQTNTDMAFVIRLALAQFADVVTNAKVLSIARDGTGVQIEIEDRDPLPAGRVVDARGVGDPDDQDVANGTTILTFPQFMQRMAGMWPLRGVRRVAVVGGGDSAKCAVESCLGIAPQPFMAAAALDRVDRIDWYADDLPTTCDQWQEDIRGRYQAIGRYLRPDGFGVRRLNVLGRRARPVALPGAGLIDGRTYDLVVVCTGNRETNIDGLDLGSFDEYATADGNVVAREHYNLPAFRVGPHARLPFNQRERVDGVANIAANAVSIFRTATKTAALAATLPAVTRD from the coding sequence ATGTTCGAGCCATCCGCGCAGATCGAGTCCCTTCTCACCGCCGTCGCCTTGAGGCAATCTGCCGCTGAGGGAATGCGGGCGATGACGCAACGGGAGTCGGAGTTCCCGAGCCCGTGGCAGGCGAAGCTCACCGGTGTTGCCCTGGACCCCTACGGTCGCGGCTTCGCTGACCAGGTCTTGGACGCTTACTGGTCAGACGAGCCGCGTCAGCAGGACACGCTGAGCTCCAGCAGCACCGACCGTGAGGTCATCATCGGTAGTGGATTCCACGCAGCGACGTACGCTGCCGTACGCGTCCTCAGTGGATACCCGAAGCCACTGGTGCTGGAGCGCAACGAGCGGGTCGGTGGCACGTTCGCCACGACCGAGCGGCCGACGTTCTACCTCAACTCCCGCAACCGCCCGGGAAGCGCCGGACTGGCAGGCGACCAGGGGGCAAGCTTGAACTACCTGCCGGGCGCACCGATCCAGGCAGCGAATGTGTCGATGATCGAGTACCAGACGAACACGGACATGGCGTTCGTGATTCGCCTCGCGTTGGCGCAGTTCGCCGACGTGGTGACCAACGCCAAGGTCCTGTCGATCGCCCGTGACGGAACAGGAGTGCAGATCGAGATTGAGGATCGCGACCCGCTGCCCGCCGGGCGGGTCGTCGACGCCCGAGGCGTGGGTGACCCTGACGACCAGGACGTCGCCAACGGCACCACGATCCTCACCTTCCCGCAATTCATGCAGCGCATGGCCGGCATGTGGCCGCTGCGCGGTGTGCGTCGTGTCGCGGTTGTCGGTGGCGGTGACTCCGCCAAGTGCGCCGTCGAGTCGTGCCTGGGCATCGCGCCGCAGCCGTTCATGGCCGCTGCCGCGCTGGACCGAGTGGACCGGATCGACTGGTACGCCGACGACCTGCCGACGACGTGCGACCAGTGGCAGGAAGACATCCGCGGCAGGTACCAGGCCATCGGTCGCTACCTGCGCCCGGACGGGTTCGGCGTCCGGCGACTCAACGTGCTGGGTCGCCGGGCACGGCCCGTCGCGCTGCCCGGCGCAGGACTCATCGATGGCCGCACGTACGACCTCGTCGTCGTCTGCACCGGCAACCGGGAGACGAACATCGACGGGCTCGACCTCGGGTCCTTCGACGAGTACGCCACTGCCGACGGGAACGTCGTTGCTCGTGAGCACTACAACCTGCCCGCGTTCCGCGTCGGTCCGCACGCAAGATTGCCCTTTAATCAGCGGGAGCGGGTAGACGGCGTCGCGAACATCGCCGCCAACGCCGTCTCGATCTTCCGAACGGCGACCAAGACAGCCGCATTGGCGGCAACGCTTCCTGCCGTGACGAGGGACTAA
- a CDS encoding RNA polymerase sigma factor, with translation MAHSRRPTRRRRETSSATLDLLRRAQNGDRDAFARLYAEHLDLITRYVAVRLRDRDAIPDAVHEAFADALTELASAPHDVTGWILRLAARASTRHGWAARRYLRAAHEIHHRAAIAPASAPRTLTVGRRMAFVAGIARLTNNQRTAIRLRYLDGYPRDLAAAVMGCSSQTIRDLERRGLRRLNAALTRSSAGATAVAR, from the coding sequence ATGGCACACAGCCGCCGCCCCACGCGGCGCCGCCGCGAGACCTCGTCGGCCACCCTCGACCTGCTACGCCGCGCCCAGAACGGCGACCGCGACGCGTTCGCGCGGCTCTACGCCGAGCACCTCGATCTGATCACCCGCTACGTGGCCGTCCGGCTGCGTGACCGCGACGCGATCCCCGACGCCGTGCACGAGGCGTTCGCCGACGCGCTCACCGAACTGGCGTCCGCGCCGCACGACGTGACCGGCTGGATCCTCCGGCTGGCCGCTCGCGCCAGCACCCGGCACGGCTGGGCCGCCCGCCGCTACCTGCGCGCCGCCCACGAGATCCACCACCGAGCCGCCATCGCCCCGGCGTCGGCGCCTCGCACGCTCACCGTCGGCAGGAGGATGGCGTTCGTAGCCGGCATTGCCCGCCTGACTAACAACCAGCGAACGGCGATCCGGCTGCGCTACCTCGACGGCTACCCCCGCGATCTCGCCGCCGCGGTCATGGGCTGCAGCTCGCAGACCATCCGGGACTTGGAACGGCGCGGGCTGCGCCGGCTCAACGCCGCACTGACCCGTTCGTCGGCCGGAGCCACGGCGGTGGCGCGATGA
- a CDS encoding M23 family metallopeptidase → MTTRAIATIGAVVLAVAFLCIAGVATLTGAASACSVITTPSGTTGRYDAEQLHHAKVIVTVGVQNDIPVRGQIIAVATALQESGLRNLGHLGENNDHDSLGLFQQRPSQGWGTPAQIMDPEYAAGAFYRKLVTIPGWQTMPLTVAAQAVQRSAYPDAYANWEGDANVLVGLVSGQPVGSNGTGEQCISIGGWMKPVQGPLVSRFRTDSRPGHDGVDIAAPKRTPIHAAASGLVIRVVCNAHLVNGDPYSCDVDGDPVTVRGCGWYIELLHPDSSVTRYCHMVRRPSVEVGQQVAVGQIIGQVGSSGHSSGPHLHLETHTSHPATESNAVDPVGFFALRGTDLPQPE, encoded by the coding sequence ATGACCACGCGCGCCATCGCCACCATCGGCGCCGTCGTCCTCGCCGTCGCCTTCCTGTGCATCGCCGGCGTAGCCACCCTCACCGGCGCCGCGTCGGCCTGCTCGGTCATCACCACCCCGAGCGGCACCACCGGCCGATACGACGCCGAGCAACTCCACCACGCCAAGGTCATCGTCACCGTCGGCGTCCAGAACGACATCCCCGTCCGCGGACAGATCATCGCCGTCGCCACCGCACTGCAGGAATCCGGACTGCGCAACCTCGGCCACCTCGGCGAGAACAACGACCACGACTCACTCGGCCTGTTCCAGCAACGGCCCAGCCAGGGCTGGGGCACCCCCGCGCAAATCATGGACCCCGAGTACGCGGCGGGAGCGTTCTACCGCAAGCTCGTCACCATCCCGGGCTGGCAAACCATGCCGCTGACCGTTGCCGCGCAAGCCGTGCAGCGCTCCGCCTACCCCGACGCCTACGCCAACTGGGAGGGCGACGCGAACGTCCTCGTCGGGCTCGTCTCCGGCCAACCGGTCGGTTCTAACGGTACTGGTGAGCAGTGCATCAGTATCGGCGGCTGGATGAAACCGGTCCAGGGGCCCCTCGTATCCAGGTTCCGGACCGACAGCCGGCCCGGCCACGACGGCGTCGACATCGCCGCACCCAAAAGAACCCCGATCCACGCCGCCGCGTCCGGCCTGGTCATCCGCGTCGTCTGCAACGCCCACCTGGTCAACGGAGACCCCTACTCCTGCGACGTGGACGGCGACCCGGTCACCGTCCGCGGCTGCGGCTGGTACATCGAACTCCTGCACCCCGACTCGAGCGTCACCCGCTACTGCCACATGGTCCGCCGCCCGTCCGTCGAGGTAGGCCAACAGGTGGCCGTCGGCCAGATCATCGGCCAGGTCGGCAGCAGCGGCCACTCATCCGGACCACACCTGCACCTGGAAACCCACACCAGCCATCCCGCGACCGAGTCCAACGCCGTCGACCCCGTTGGGTTCTTCGCGCTGCGCGGCACCGATCTACCCCAACCCGAATGA